The following proteins are encoded in a genomic region of Kosakonia oryzae:
- a CDS encoding con-10 family general stress protein, producing the protein MAEHRGGSGNFAEDRDKASEAGRKGGQHSGGNFKNDPQRASEAGKKGGQNSHGGGRKSGE; encoded by the coding sequence ATGGCTGAACATCGTGGCGGTTCTGGTAATTTCGCAGAAGATCGTGATAAAGCATCCGAAGCTGGTCGTAAAGGTGGTCAACATAGCGGCGGTAATTTCAAAAATGATCCGCAACGCGCATCTGAAGCCGGGAAAAAAGGCGGTCAAAATAGCCATGGCGGCGGCCGAAAATCAGGCGAATAA